The following proteins come from a genomic window of Falsibacillus albus:
- a CDS encoding sensor domain-containing protein — MNFNQHSQRRKIIIIFSIVVFIECMNLILEEFYTSVHIYTVFLQMILLGATVALFRFMIKGTTEASKELSNSNQNLNSIFDSLDVAIWSHDLKSNILLITPGINKLYGHTLEEFYQDNQLWRKVIHPEDLYVLEEREDTLNSGEPCTSFYRIIRPDGRVRWIQDRGIPTIDENGILVYFTSVLFDITDRKESEDRYRSLVEMSPDIIAVLTDRKFDYINEAGSKLFGAASPSEIIGKDISSFARKEDIKYVSKKISEDWKDDLDKFRIEVSVFRLDGKSIDVEISIMPILYGGNPAIQLVGRDITTRKKAQKTIHQMAYYDSLTGLPNRNKFMQYLNETIKDTSEEPFAVLFLDLDRFKVINDTKGHSTGDMLLKKVAILLKGIIRNQGIVFRQGGDEFIIILKDVDHGQVDQFAREILHRFSQPIMIEEQEFFVTPSIGISLYPMDGREQESLLKHADTAMYVAKERGKNNYHFYDSALDQITSRKMELENGLRRALELDELRIFYQPKVQMDTGDILGVEALLRWEHPILGLISPAEFIPIAEETGLIIPIGKWVLRNAIEQSIYWENTGIGTIPVAVNISVRQIKDEDFVVDVKEILEATSFVPSCLELEITESIMQDFNRSTHVLKQLKQLGLNISMDDFGTGYSSLNNLRHLPINSIKIDKSFVDDIINFNGSIVRAIIDMAENMDFNIIAEGVETKEQVKFLLDNSCFTGQGYYFSKPLPAGDLEKYIIQCSSITAG, encoded by the coding sequence ATGAATTTTAACCAGCACTCTCAACGGCGTAAGATCATCATAATTTTTTCGATCGTTGTATTCATTGAATGCATGAATCTTATTTTAGAAGAATTCTACACATCTGTTCATATATATACTGTCTTTCTTCAAATGATTCTATTAGGGGCAACGGTTGCACTTTTCCGGTTTATGATAAAAGGGACAACTGAAGCATCAAAGGAGCTCAGCAATTCCAATCAAAATCTAAACAGTATTTTTGATTCCCTTGACGTGGCGATTTGGTCCCATGATTTAAAGTCAAATATCCTACTGATTACACCAGGTATTAATAAGTTGTATGGTCATACTCTTGAGGAGTTCTATCAAGATAATCAGCTATGGAGAAAAGTTATTCACCCTGAGGATTTATATGTCCTTGAGGAAAGGGAGGACACGTTAAATAGTGGGGAGCCGTGTACGAGTTTTTATCGCATCATCCGGCCAGATGGAAGGGTGCGATGGATTCAAGACAGGGGGATTCCCACAATCGATGAGAATGGGATTCTAGTATACTTTACAAGTGTCTTATTTGATATTACCGATCGCAAGGAAAGCGAAGACCGCTATCGCAGTTTGGTTGAAATGTCCCCGGATATCATTGCGGTGCTCACGGATAGGAAATTTGATTATATAAATGAGGCGGGAAGTAAACTATTCGGTGCAGCCAGTCCAAGTGAAATCATTGGCAAAGATATTTCAAGTTTTGCAAGGAAAGAAGATATTAAATATGTAAGCAAAAAAATCAGTGAGGACTGGAAAGATGATTTGGATAAGTTCCGGATCGAAGTCAGTGTTTTCAGACTGGATGGTAAGTCTATCGATGTGGAAATATCGATCATGCCGATCTTATATGGAGGCAATCCTGCCATACAGTTGGTTGGAAGAGACATCACCACCAGGAAAAAAGCTCAGAAAACCATACATCAAATGGCCTATTATGATTCATTGACAGGTCTCCCGAACAGGAATAAGTTCATGCAATATTTAAATGAAACGATAAAAGACACATCTGAAGAGCCCTTTGCCGTTCTCTTCCTTGATCTGGACCGTTTTAAAGTGATTAATGATACAAAGGGCCATTCGACTGGGGATATGCTGCTGAAAAAAGTAGCGATTTTGTTAAAGGGTATTATTAGAAATCAAGGTATCGTCTTTCGGCAAGGCGGAGATGAATTCATCATCATTTTGAAGGATGTAGATCATGGACAAGTCGATCAATTTGCAAGAGAAATCCTTCATCGATTTTCTCAGCCAATCATGATCGAAGAACAGGAATTTTTTGTGACCCCTAGCATCGGGATAAGTTTGTACCCAATGGATGGAAGAGAGCAGGAAAGTCTATTGAAGCATGCGGATACCGCTATGTATGTAGCAAAAGAAAGAGGGAAAAATAATTATCATTTTTATGATTCAGCACTAGATCAAATAACCTCCAGGAAAATGGAACTTGAAAATGGATTGAGGCGTGCCTTGGAACTTGATGAATTACGGATCTTTTATCAGCCCAAGGTTCAAATGGACACAGGCGACATTTTAGGTGTAGAGGCTCTTCTTAGATGGGAGCACCCGATTCTCGGCTTGATCTCTCCAGCTGAATTCATTCCGATTGCTGAAGAAACGGGTTTAATCATCCCTATAGGAAAATGGGTATTGAGAAATGCAATAGAGCAAAGTATTTATTGGGAAAATACAGGCATAGGAACCATTCCTGTCGCGGTAAATATTTCGGTCAGACAGATCAAGGATGAAGACTTCGTAGTCGATGTAAAAGAAATACTGGAGGCAACATCATTTGTCCCTTCATGTCTTGAATTGGAGATCACGGAAAGCATCATGCAGGACTTCAATCGTTCCACTCATGTGTTAAAGCAGCTTAAGCAATTGGGGCTTAATATATCCATGGATGATTTCGGCACTGGCTATTCTTCGTTGAATAATTTGAGGCACTTGCCGATTAATAGCATCAAGATCGACAAATCATTTGTGGATGACATCATTAATTTTAACGGCTCCATCGTAAGAGCGATAATCGATATGGCAGAAAACATGGATTTTAACATCATTGCAGAAGGGGTGGAGACGAAAGAACAAGTGAAATTCCTACTTGATAATTCATGCTTCACAGGTCAAGGATATTATTTCAGCAAGCCTCTTCCTGCCGGAGATTTGGAGAAATATATTATTCAATGTTCATCTATAACTGCAGGCTAA
- a CDS encoding alpha/beta hydrolase, protein MKKHYSVITGSGKETNIFLPGTGWAGDFGRPIAESFNERFSTHMIDLPGIGRSEGLEGIVTLEDAANWLHAYINDNSIRKVNIIGHSLGGIIGMAYAQYYPEKVNSIVLLDIGFAKIDRFPVSMMGPSAYLLPIISVLHKWFGQKVLGTDTTNDDKIKPEATEEKIVSALHSYGLEDSPFMRTAIRNQQSTSLEGISLLLAAYRSNLPLIVKNLKMPCLLLYGNRNGKHPKYQKRIHRKTEKLKSENVLVRELNGEHYAHVSDDRAIEYITGFIGGSASF, encoded by the coding sequence GTGAAAAAGCATTACTCAGTGATAACAGGATCTGGCAAAGAAACGAACATTTTTTTGCCAGGTACTGGCTGGGCAGGCGACTTTGGCCGGCCTATTGCTGAATCATTTAATGAGAGGTTTTCCACACATATGATCGACCTTCCAGGAATTGGCCGCAGTGAAGGACTGGAAGGCATTGTTACACTGGAGGATGCTGCGAATTGGCTCCATGCCTATATAAATGATAATAGCATCAGAAAAGTTAACATTATTGGCCACTCGCTCGGAGGCATCATTGGCATGGCCTATGCTCAATATTATCCAGAAAAAGTCAATAGTATTGTCTTGTTGGATATCGGCTTTGCAAAAATTGATCGTTTTCCCGTGAGCATGATGGGGCCATCCGCCTATCTTCTCCCTATAATAAGTGTTCTACATAAATGGTTTGGACAAAAAGTTTTAGGGACAGATACTACGAATGATGACAAGATTAAACCTGAGGCTACAGAAGAGAAAATCGTTTCTGCCCTCCACTCGTACGGACTGGAGGATAGTCCTTTTATGCGTACGGCCATTCGAAATCAACAATCCACCTCTTTGGAAGGGATCAGCCTGCTCCTGGCAGCATATCGAAGCAACTTGCCGCTCATCGTAAAGAATTTGAAGATGCCCTGCCTCTTACTTTACGGCAACCGAAACGGTAAGCATCCTAAATATCAAAAGAGAATACATAGAAAAACAGAAAAACTAAAAAGTGAGAATGTATTGGTCCGGGAATTGAATGGTGAACACTACGCCCACGTTTCAGATGATCGGGCAATTGAATATATAACGGGATTTATAGGAGGGAGTGCTTCGTTTTAA
- a CDS encoding ABC transporter ATP-binding protein yields MEHSIQCMEVEKQFTGDGITTNALHQVNLKLKKGEFVAVVGPSGSGKSTLLSLLGTLDRPTNGEILYGEQSVSKMKVNEIADFRFENIGFIFQQFHLLPTLTALENVMVPLFSRRVPYNKKERALQLLEQVGLKDKLNSLPSQLSGGQQQRVAIARALIHEPHWLLADEPTGNLDSETGEVIFQLVSQLNKEKGCGVIFVTHDPLLAGRADRIIEMKDGEIISDAAGER; encoded by the coding sequence ATGGAACATTCGATTCAATGCATGGAAGTTGAAAAACAATTCACGGGGGATGGAATTACAACGAATGCACTGCATCAAGTAAACCTAAAGTTGAAAAAAGGGGAATTTGTTGCTGTTGTGGGTCCTTCCGGATCAGGAAAGTCGACATTGCTCAGTTTATTGGGAACGCTGGATCGACCGACCAATGGCGAAATCTTGTATGGCGAACAAAGCGTCTCCAAGATGAAAGTGAATGAAATTGCTGACTTTCGCTTTGAAAATATAGGATTTATTTTTCAGCAATTTCACTTGCTTCCGACCTTGACTGCACTTGAAAATGTGATGGTGCCGCTATTTTCGAGACGTGTTCCCTACAATAAAAAAGAGCGTGCATTGCAATTGCTTGAGCAGGTAGGATTGAAAGATAAGCTGAATTCCCTCCCATCCCAGCTATCCGGCGGACAGCAGCAGCGGGTGGCAATAGCCAGGGCGTTGATTCATGAACCGCACTGGCTATTGGCGGATGAACCAACCGGGAACCTGGATTCAGAAACAGGGGAAGTCATTTTTCAATTAGTCTCACAGCTTAATAAAGAGAAAGGCTGCGGTGTCATATTTGTTACACATGACCCACTTCTTGCTGGACGTGCAGATCGCATCATCGAAATGAAGGATGGCGAAATCATTTCGGATGCTGCAGGTGAACGATAA
- a CDS encoding C40 family peptidase, translating to MVKHKKNIAYNVLSVIGISSLLFSYTNPAFAEDLHSKKQEIHSQQTKVQSQMSDKQNELSELQADAASMKEAMDSITSKVNQTNQKMDDLTQKISDTNKEMDELKQKISDTKKRIAERNDILKKRARSMQVNGSSVGYLDVLMGSESFGDFIDRALAVSTVVNADHNLLEEQKKDKEQLQESEQKLVDKMNQLQEDKKKIEDMKIQLKYEMAEKEAIMKKIKEQQDQTSTDLADLQNQSANLSKQEKEVLAEEKRQAELARKRAEAARIAKTSHSNDSSSNSSSNSSHESISHYTAPIPAGNTIKKGSGAIETAISAGSALVGHSPYNWGGGRNSTDIANRSFDCSSFVRWAYDQAGVDLGGITSTSTNTLVRLGKPVSASSMKRGDLVFFDTYKTNGHVGIYLGNGKFLDDNSSDGVSIDSMSNPYWQATFNGIVRRIVE from the coding sequence ATGGTAAAACATAAGAAAAATATCGCATACAATGTATTATCTGTCATTGGTATTAGTAGTTTACTATTTTCATATACTAATCCGGCATTTGCAGAAGATTTACATAGCAAAAAGCAAGAAATACATAGCCAGCAAACCAAAGTCCAATCACAAATGAGCGACAAACAGAATGAGCTTTCCGAACTGCAGGCAGATGCTGCTAGCATGAAGGAGGCTATGGACTCAATTACCTCGAAGGTAAATCAAACAAATCAAAAAATGGACGATTTGACACAAAAGATTTCGGACACAAATAAAGAAATGGATGAATTGAAACAGAAAATCTCCGATACAAAAAAACGGATCGCAGAACGAAATGACATCTTGAAGAAAAGGGCGCGGTCGATGCAAGTCAACGGCAGTTCTGTCGGCTATTTGGATGTTCTGATGGGGTCTGAAAGCTTCGGTGATTTCATCGATCGTGCATTGGCTGTTTCGACTGTCGTAAATGCCGATCATAATTTGCTCGAGGAACAGAAAAAGGATAAAGAACAGCTGCAAGAGTCTGAACAAAAGCTTGTCGATAAAATGAATCAATTGCAGGAAGACAAGAAGAAAATTGAAGATATGAAAATTCAGTTGAAATATGAAATGGCCGAAAAGGAAGCCATTATGAAGAAGATAAAAGAACAGCAGGATCAAACTTCTACAGACTTGGCAGATTTACAGAATCAGTCGGCCAATTTGTCCAAGCAGGAAAAAGAGGTTTTAGCAGAAGAAAAGAGACAGGCTGAATTGGCGAGAAAAAGAGCGGAGGCAGCACGGATTGCCAAAACAAGCCATTCCAATGATTCCAGCTCGAATTCGAGCTCGAATTCCAGCCATGAAAGCATTTCCCATTACACGGCTCCAATTCCAGCAGGCAATACAATCAAAAAGGGTTCGGGTGCAATTGAAACAGCTATAAGCGCAGGCTCTGCGCTTGTAGGACATTCTCCTTACAACTGGGGAGGCGGAAGAAACAGTACGGATATTGCCAACCGTTCATTTGACTGCTCTTCTTTTGTTCGCTGGGCATACGATCAAGCAGGTGTCGATTTAGGCGGAATCACATCCACATCGACAAACACACTTGTCAGACTGGGGAAACCAGTAAGTGCTTCATCCATGAAAAGAGGGGACTTGGTCTTCTTCGATACGTATAAAACAAATGGACATGTCGGCATTTACTTAGGAAACGGAAAATTCCTTGATGATAACAGTTCGGATGGCGTTTCCATCGATTCCATGAGCAACCCGTACTGGCAGGCAACCTTTAACGGTATAGTACGAAGGATTGTAGAATAG
- a CDS encoding SDR family NAD(P)-dependent oxidoreductase — MTNKVMLIVGAGPGVSLNAAKRFGREGFKVALIARRRVALNNYVEELQANGVEAKGFVGDISSDSSLKLAIQEAAESYGRIDVLLYNAASGKPTDLTSDDLAADFQISVGGALTAVKEVVPKMNKGAILLTGGGLALHPFADYSSLAIGKAGIRNLAYSLHQELKEKGIYVGTLTINGFVQKDTFYSAENIADEFFSMFKNRKDIEVLFEENKKSTMEEGFNS; from the coding sequence ATGACAAATAAAGTCATGTTGATTGTCGGTGCAGGACCTGGAGTGAGTTTAAACGCTGCCAAACGTTTTGGGAGAGAAGGATTCAAGGTTGCGCTGATTGCCCGTCGAAGAGTGGCGCTAAACAACTACGTCGAGGAACTTCAAGCAAATGGAGTGGAAGCAAAAGGATTTGTCGGCGACATTTCATCCGACAGCAGTTTAAAATTGGCTATTCAAGAAGCTGCGGAATCATATGGCAGGATTGATGTACTATTGTATAATGCCGCATCTGGAAAACCGACTGACTTGACGTCGGATGACCTTGCAGCTGATTTTCAAATCAGTGTTGGAGGTGCTCTAACTGCTGTAAAAGAAGTTGTCCCGAAAATGAATAAAGGGGCAATATTATTGACAGGAGGCGGACTCGCGCTTCATCCGTTTGCTGATTATTCCTCCTTGGCCATCGGAAAAGCTGGGATTCGAAATTTAGCCTACAGCCTTCATCAGGAATTAAAAGAAAAAGGCATCTATGTCGGTACCTTGACCATCAATGGATTTGTACAAAAAGACACCTTTTACAGTGCTGAAAATATTGCGGATGAATTTTTCAGCATGTTTAAAAATCGAAAGGATATTGAAGTTTTGTTTGAGGAAAATAAAAAGTCTACTATGGAGGAAGGATTCAACTCATGA
- a CDS encoding NAD(P)H-dependent oxidoreductase codes for MKTLIIVAHPNLSMSTINKTWKERLEQENDLTVHDLYEVYPDGKINTDKEQKLLLEHDRIVFQFPFYWYSSPSLLKEWQDVVLSYGWAYGSEGTKLHGKEFALVISTGGPAAAYQAGGYNQYSMSELTKPFQATANLTGMRFLPSFTLQGVRMMSQEQINESAEELVRHLKMKH; via the coding sequence ATGAAAACATTAATTATTGTCGCACATCCCAACTTGTCGATGTCAACAATCAATAAAACGTGGAAAGAACGTCTGGAACAAGAAAACGATTTGACCGTTCATGATTTGTATGAAGTATATCCTGACGGAAAAATCAATACGGACAAGGAACAAAAGCTTTTGCTTGAACATGACCGAATTGTCTTTCAATTCCCCTTTTATTGGTACAGCAGCCCTTCTTTATTGAAAGAATGGCAGGATGTTGTCCTTTCATATGGCTGGGCTTATGGAAGCGAAGGGACAAAGCTTCATGGCAAAGAATTTGCATTGGTCATTTCGACCGGTGGTCCTGCAGCCGCCTACCAAGCGGGAGGTTATAATCAATACAGTATGAGTGAGCTGACCAAGCCATTCCAAGCAACTGCCAATTTAACTGGTATGCGCTTCCTTCCGTCTTTCACCCTTCAAGGCGTCAGGATGATGTCACAAGAACAAATAAATGAAAGTGCCGAAGAGCTGGTTCGTCACCTAAAAATGAAGCATTAA
- a CDS encoding NUDIX hydrolase codes for MGYIDELRKEVGHQPMILVGVAVAVIDESGKLLLQKRIDGLWGVPGGFLELGESTEDAGRREVLEETGIEVGELDLIGVFSGKQYHTIFPNGDEVYPVTIAYVTKDIRSGILKADGNETLDAKFFEVNDLPDELSPQFSRLIQQFVPLTMK; via the coding sequence ATGGGGTATATTGATGAATTGAGAAAAGAGGTCGGACATCAGCCCATGATCTTAGTAGGCGTTGCCGTAGCAGTTATAGATGAATCAGGAAAGCTTTTATTGCAAAAACGCATAGACGGTCTTTGGGGTGTTCCTGGAGGGTTCCTGGAATTGGGGGAATCGACTGAGGATGCCGGAAGACGTGAGGTGCTGGAAGAAACAGGGATCGAAGTAGGGGAGCTTGACTTAATCGGGGTTTTCTCGGGAAAACAATATCACACTATCTTTCCAAATGGGGATGAGGTTTACCCGGTGACTATTGCATATGTGACAAAAGATATCCGGAGCGGAATTCTAAAGGCTGATGGAAATGAAACTTTGGATGCAAAATTCTTTGAGGTGAATGATCTGCCAGATGAACTCAGCCCGCAATTCTCACGTTTGATACAACAATTTGTTCCGCTCACTATGAAATGA
- a CDS encoding 2'-5' RNA ligase family protein, translating to MIYRSICLFPQFNNIKLINAIRKKYDSLYKIVPPHITLIFPFRSEISTSELKAHMENVLLEENTFNITLKGITGSEGGYLFLGVKEGNDSIIRLHDKLYGGMLAQFYNRKISYLPHMTVGRVHNEHEFEGAIEVTEAYNENFCSKINNVYLESIHDDGKSEIEHIHRLS from the coding sequence TTGATTTATCGATCTATATGTTTATTTCCACAGTTCAATAATATTAAATTGATAAATGCCATTAGAAAAAAATATGATTCCCTATACAAAATAGTACCTCCACATATTACTCTTATATTCCCATTCAGAAGCGAAATTTCCACGTCTGAGTTAAAAGCTCATATGGAAAACGTACTTTTGGAGGAGAACACATTCAATATAACATTGAAAGGTATAACGGGGTCTGAAGGCGGCTATCTTTTCCTTGGGGTGAAAGAGGGAAACGATTCCATCATCAGACTTCATGATAAATTATATGGGGGCATGCTTGCCCAATTCTATAACCGCAAAATAAGTTATCTTCCTCATATGACTGTTGGCCGTGTACATAATGAACATGAGTTTGAAGGTGCAATTGAGGTAACAGAGGCATACAATGAAAATTTTTGTTCAAAAATCAATAATGTTTATCTCGAATCCATCCATGACGATGGCAAATCGGAAATCGAACATATCCATCGTCTCAGCTGA
- a CDS encoding ABC transporter permease, whose translation MLRFIWQNWWRNKERFILLLVGALIVSTGLSYLVGVTQSNNGTIVDELQKRWKSSYHIVVRPPGSRSVTEDKNLFEPNYLSGLAGGITMDQYETIKSMGDIDVAAPIAMLGYVNNNIVLKKLNIKEPGVYRLKMTDKTNNGASITKDTGETYFTVGGWRPVGLGKEYGTAQFDGELSYGSDVMLAGIDPEAEEKLVGLSSAIKKGNNSRYFNDEDQVQQSDIGDGLIDHSIPIIMSDKEFVDGSYTFEIERLDLPFTADQQAQTMEMVKNNGGESFLQKQKGLDHQSYTFTTEQAHEKMIQTIWDNGFVDNGSGNLSSWLMFKPSPVKYQPVTSPFSKRWPFAYEIQPYTVPENSLLGDKQSYRPVSLYGPNSNDWARLQYHYVGLFDPQKLQISKDPLTELPMETYFPSKAQLVLDENNKPVNPPIDLKPLNSPYGFLTKPPLMLTTIEAAADILGDKPISAIRIKVKGVDALTKGTQAKLEKVAKNTEDQTGLITDITLGSSPQPALTHIPGIDGKKSIGWVQQPWIKTGSSISIFKESKLGLSGVIGSVILVAIVYVFSSNLIMMYARQKEFAVLLSLGWRPSQLSYLIFLESTIIGLFVSIISWLILGFIFLSHHVETSHLRVFMIGVFGLAIYWLGSIIPGLLVRRIKPYEAMRTGEAANVSRRFIITESFFTMGVNFLFSKWKRSSLSIIAIALPTSLLIFFLFITFRLKGIMFTTWLGQYVAMEIGPMHYIAMGVAILIAILTTAEIIWQNISERQPEIALLKAVGWHNRHIRGLVLLEGAISGILAGILGFLLSMMIIWKMYTQIPYEHMPFFFVTLMIPIVIGILGALIPAEKAVKIMPYQGMQGGFENSKQTEKRFKYVFGAVGLLLFMGIVALMATAVPQVKKANNAVHAPAEEEGTIGKVHRSVPADAKIQNKSKGKDNEQTGGNPSELNKLIDSAWRTIKLGEVIHNYGDNYSFEGISGTPKALPHPKQGMTYISIPVGMDRDPGAVGKMVFKPSSYELIDGNGNHYYVEDLKVLEDQNWYGHNLLPGGGKAKVLITYQIPKNTERLYLLVHYGYLAGNILVEVK comes from the coding sequence ATGCTCCGCTTTATTTGGCAAAATTGGTGGAGGAACAAGGAACGTTTTATCCTTCTTTTGGTCGGAGCGTTGATTGTCAGCACCGGACTGAGCTATTTGGTCGGGGTGACACAATCGAATAACGGCACAATCGTCGATGAACTTCAAAAAAGATGGAAATCATCATACCACATCGTCGTCAGGCCGCCTGGAAGCAGGAGTGTGACCGAGGATAAAAACCTTTTTGAGCCGAATTACTTATCGGGTCTGGCTGGCGGAATCACGATGGATCAATATGAAACGATCAAATCCATGGGAGATATCGATGTCGCAGCACCGATCGCCATGCTTGGGTATGTCAATAATAATATCGTTTTGAAAAAATTGAATATCAAAGAGCCGGGCGTCTACCGATTGAAAATGACCGACAAAACGAACAATGGTGCTTCCATCACTAAAGATACAGGGGAAACCTACTTCACGGTCGGAGGATGGCGGCCGGTGGGGCTTGGAAAAGAATACGGCACCGCTCAATTTGATGGAGAACTGTCTTATGGATCGGATGTCATGCTGGCAGGAATTGATCCGGAAGCAGAAGAAAAGCTTGTTGGATTGAGCAGTGCCATCAAAAAAGGAAATAACAGCCGTTATTTCAATGATGAAGATCAGGTCCAGCAATCAGATATAGGTGATGGTCTGATCGACCATAGTATCCCGATCATCATGAGTGATAAGGAATTTGTAGACGGATCCTATACGTTTGAAATTGAACGCTTGGACCTCCCATTTACAGCAGATCAACAGGCACAGACAATGGAAATGGTCAAAAACAATGGCGGAGAATCGTTTTTACAGAAACAAAAAGGTCTTGATCATCAATCCTATACATTCACAACGGAACAGGCGCATGAAAAAATGATTCAAACCATTTGGGATAATGGTTTTGTTGACAATGGATCAGGCAATTTGAGTTCATGGCTCATGTTCAAGCCTTCTCCAGTAAAATATCAGCCTGTGACGAGCCCATTTTCAAAAAGATGGCCATTCGCATATGAAATCCAGCCCTATACCGTTCCCGAAAACTCACTATTGGGCGATAAACAATCGTACCGTCCGGTTTCATTATATGGCCCGAACAGCAACGATTGGGCGCGCCTGCAATATCATTACGTCGGGTTATTCGACCCACAAAAATTACAGATCTCAAAGGATCCGTTGACAGAGCTGCCGATGGAAACCTATTTCCCATCCAAAGCCCAGCTCGTGCTGGATGAAAATAATAAGCCGGTCAACCCGCCAATTGACTTGAAGCCGCTGAACAGCCCATATGGATTTTTGACGAAGCCGCCCCTTATGCTGACTACGATCGAAGCGGCCGCTGATATATTAGGCGACAAACCGATTTCTGCCATCCGCATCAAAGTCAAAGGGGTGGATGCACTAACGAAAGGGACCCAAGCAAAGCTGGAAAAAGTGGCAAAAAATACTGAGGATCAAACGGGTTTGATAACCGATATTACATTAGGGTCCTCACCGCAGCCTGCTTTGACGCATATCCCCGGAATCGATGGAAAGAAATCGATCGGCTGGGTACAGCAGCCTTGGATAAAAACCGGCTCATCTATTTCCATATTCAAAGAATCAAAGCTGGGGCTATCAGGTGTTATCGGAAGTGTGATTTTGGTCGCGATTGTTTATGTATTTTCTTCTAACTTGATCATGATGTATGCACGGCAAAAGGAATTCGCCGTGTTGCTTTCCCTTGGGTGGCGTCCATCTCAGCTGTCGTATTTGATTTTCCTGGAGTCGACCATCATTGGTCTGTTCGTCTCTATCATCAGCTGGCTCATCCTCGGATTCATTTTCCTATCCCATCATGTTGAGACTTCGCATTTAAGGGTTTTTATGATCGGTGTGTTCGGACTTGCGATTTATTGGCTTGGTTCGATTATTCCTGGTTTACTGGTTCGAAGAATTAAGCCATATGAGGCGATGAGGACAGGTGAAGCTGCCAACGTTTCAAGGCGTTTTATCATTACCGAATCCTTTTTCACTATGGGTGTGAACTTTCTTTTTTCAAAGTGGAAAAGAAGCAGTCTCTCCATCATTGCCATTGCGCTGCCGACAAGCTTGCTCATTTTCTTCCTGTTTATCACCTTCAGACTGAAAGGAATTATGTTTACGACTTGGCTTGGGCAATATGTCGCCATGGAAATTGGTCCGATGCATTATATTGCCATGGGCGTGGCGATTTTGATTGCTATATTGACCACTGCAGAAATCATCTGGCAGAACATTTCAGAGCGGCAACCTGAGATTGCATTGTTAAAGGCTGTGGGGTGGCACAACCGTCATATCCGGGGACTTGTTTTGCTCGAAGGCGCCATCAGCGGCATCCTTGCAGGCATCCTAGGGTTTCTGCTTTCCATGATGATCATTTGGAAAATGTATACGCAAATTCCGTATGAACATATGCCATTTTTCTTTGTCACCTTAATGATCCCGATCGTAATAGGGATTCTCGGTGCCCTCATACCTGCTGAAAAAGCGGTGAAAATAATGCCTTACCAAGGAATGCAAGGGGGCTTTGAAAACTCGAAGCAAACGGAAAAACGATTCAAATATGTGTTCGGTGCAGTCGGGCTGCTCCTGTTTATGGGCATTGTTGCATTGATGGCCACCGCCGTACCACAGGTAAAAAAAGCAAACAATGCCGTTCATGCCCCTGCTGAAGAGGAAGGAACAATAGGGAAGGTCCATAGAAGCGTCCCGGCGGATGCAAAGATCCAGAACAAATCTAAAGGAAAGGATAATGAGCAGACTGGTGGAAATCCATCTGAGTTAAACAAGTTGATCGATAGTGCATGGAGAACAATAAAATTAGGTGAAGTCATCCACAATTATGGGGACAATTACTCCTTCGAGGGTATAAGCGGAACCCCTAAAGCCCTGCCTCATCCAAAACAAGGTATGACTTATATTTCGATTCCGGTCGGAATGGACCGGGATCCAGGTGCTGTTGGCAAAATGGTATTTAAACCATCTTCCTATGAATTAATAGATGGGAATGGAAATCATTATTACGTTGAGGATTTGAAAGTTCTCGAAGATCAAAATTGGTACGGACACAATCTATTGCCTGGCGGAGGAAAGGCAAAAGTCCTGATCACTTATCAAATACCGAAAAATACCGAACGACTATACCTCTTGGTCCACTATGGCTACCTCGCTGGAAACATCCTTGTAGAGGTGAAATAG